Part of the Fusobacterium sp. genome is shown below.
TTTTAAAATTCTCTCCAGGAATAAATTTTATTTTCTTTTTTGAAGGAATTATTTTCTTTTCAAATATATAATTATCTTCTCCTTCTTTCTTAAGTGGAAGTACAACCTTTCTTGGATTAGCTTCTCTTAATTCAAATTTTCCAGTTCCTTTAAAAATTATTTTTTTCTCTTTTAAAAGAGTTTCTATAAGGGCTTCCCATATAGAATCTACTTTGTGTCTTGCTATTCTTTCTGATGCTATTTTTCCTCCCTTCCCTTTATACAATTCCATATAGAGTTTTAAAAAATCTTTCTCCCTCATCTTTCACCTCTGTTATCTATATATTCCTCAAATACGTATTTTTTCAACTGTTCTCTTTTATGTATAAAGGCGAACACATACGAAAATGCTCTTGTAATTTTACATAAAATAAGTTATTAATTTTTAAGATTTTTTTTAAAAATATCTGTTTTTTAAAAAAACTTTCTTGACATAAATGCTCGAAGGAGTATATACTATATTTACTAAAAATATATCAAAAATATTTAGGTATTAAGGTTATTATCGTCGATATTATAAGACGGATTTTTTTCTTATAAGTGTTCGCCTTTATACATAAAAGGGAACACTTTTAACCTAGTAAAAAAATTTATTTTTTAACTTTAAAAAATATAGTTTTATTATTTAATTTCTTTATCTTTTTACCAAAGCATTCTAATAATTTTATTATTACCATTTTTTATTTCTGGATAAAAAAAAGACTGCAGCTTCTGCCACAGCCCTTTCCCTGATTAAACTTCTGGTGTATTATTTTTTACATAAAATTGATATGCTGTAAGCAAACTTCTGTACTTGTCTATTGTTTCCAATGAAGTATTGTAAGATTTGACTTCCTTTTCAGCACTTGTCTCCCAGTCTTTATATGATTCATATGCTGAATTTTCTGGAAATTCTGTTCCTGCCTCTACCTGTTCTGCTATGTGCTCAAGAGTTGCTGTTATATCATCTATATTTTTTAATATAGCCTTTTCTCTCTTGATAGCATTTTCCACTTTCTCCATCTCCTTCTTAACTACTGCCAGTATTACCTGATTTTCTCTTCCTTCCATTTTGTTACCTCCTGTTTTATTTTTGTTATACATATATGATACTATTTCTAATCAGGATTAAACAGTGATTCAATGTTATACTTTGTGATGAATTGTTAAAGCTTGAAATTATTCCAGAAAAAAAATTAAACTTCTTGTGTAAATTAAAATACTTGGTCCTATTCTCCTGTAGAGAACATCTCCTCCATCTACTTTGTCATAGATGGTATTCTTATGTCTTTTCAAATATTTTGCCACTTCCTCTATTGTTGCCCATTCTCCAAGAGATGCTGCCATTTCCTGTGAAAGTGCTTTATTTAGTGGTGAAAGACTCTCTAGTTTCCTGTAAATATATTCTTCCCTATCCATGAACATTTCCTTCAGTGTATATTCTCTGTGCTTTTCCTATTCCTAACATATTTCTCAAATCTCTCTTTCTCACTTTTCCTCCCAGATTTTCTATGCTATAAATTCCCTGAATCTTTCCTGTGTCATTCCCCTTCTGCTTTTTCCTGCTGCTTTTACAGGAAAGCACATATCCATTATTCTATCTCTAATTCTATTGTGCCCTTGTGTTGAAAACTTTTCAGTTATCTCACATTTATTTTCATTTTCACTGAAATTCAGATTTGTTGATATTATCAATGGCTTTTCACTTCGATATCTCCCATCTATGAGATTATATATTTTTTCTGCCCTCCAGCCACTCTGATTCCTGTCCACATGCACTTACAAAAGTCTTTCCAATTCCAACTCCCCCATAGAAAAGTATTCCCTCTTTTTTATCTTTTTTCATAAAACTTTCTGCATATTTCTTCACCAGCTGCATATAATCACTTTTCATATCTGCTGTTCAGAAATTTTTTATCCATTACAGAAATATCCCTGCATTTCTTCTGCTATTCTTTATTAATTTGCTTATTTTTTATTCTAATTTTAATCGCATACAATATATAACTTTTTTATTTTTATAAAAATATCTATTAAAAATTTCTTTTGAAAAATATTTTATATTTTATTTTAATTTTCTCCTTTATATTCTTTGTAAAAAATTTAATATCTATTTTTATTTATTTGTAAATACAAATATGTTATAATTCAAGT
Proteins encoded:
- a CDS encoding HU family DNA-binding protein; amino-acid sequence: MELYKGKGGKIASERIARHKVDSIWEALIETLLKEKKIIFKGTGKFELREANPRKVVLPLKKEGEDNYIFEKKIIPSKKKIKFIPGENFKKLLNKEECENNE
- a CDS encoding helix-turn-helix domain-containing protein, which codes for MDREEYIYRKLESLSPLNKALSQEMAASLGEWATIEEVAKYLKRHKNTIYDKVDGGDVLYRRIGPSILIYTRSLIFFLE